DNA from Lemur catta isolate mLemCat1 chromosome 7, mLemCat1.pri, whole genome shotgun sequence:
tattttgatttaattttatttgccagGAATAATTTTAAgcacttaaaatttataaacgacagtataaaaataatttaaaactctcCTATACAACAGCTTCAGATTCAGATACAGTTTATCTGGAGTAAGCAGTCCCCTTTTATCTGAGGTGCGTACCTTCTAAGATgcccagtggatacctgaaactgGTAATAGTACCTAGCCCTGTgtataatacattttttcctatgcataGATACCtatgttaaaatttcatttatacttTGGCACAGAAAGATATTAGTtacaatagctaataataaaataaaacacaataacaTAATGTAATAAAAGTTACACTAAAATAGAATctgatgtctctctctctctctcagaatatTTATTGTACTCTACTCACCTATTTTTCCACCATAGTTGACCATGGTTAACTGAAAtcacaaaaagtaaaacattggATAGAAGGAAACTACCATGTATGCTCACCTTTTGCTACCCTGCAAATGACCtattatataattacattttctcCCTATTGATTCAttctcagtggaaaaaaaaagttcaaagtaataaaatcagaaaataatccaaaatgtgCATCATTGtattaacactttatttttattttagttaggACTGTACTTTACAAATCAACGTCTTAGAAAAAACAAGCATGTAACTAAACAAGCAAACATCTATggatttatttaatgaatgacATAAGacatctacactgaaaactacaacatattaagagaaattaaagacctaaataaatgatagaatataTCGCACTCATGATTGAATttgaagactcaatattgtaaataatataattCTCCTTATAAAGATGTTTAGATTCAATGCAGACTCAACCAAAATATCTGAAAGTCATTTttggcagagctcaggtggtgatgccacaGATGGAGACGGGCTATAAATGCAGGTGACGCTTCCCTCACTCAccagccgctcacctcctgcGGTGTCCCCTACCCATCCCGCCACTTCCTAAATATCActgaagacaattttcccacagaccCGGCGTGGGGGGCCTGGGGGATGCCTGAGCtctggcctggtccctaacaggtcaTGTATCGGTACTGGTGGCGGCCCGCGTGTTGGGGACCGCAGTACTAAAGGCAAACATATGGATATCGTATAATCTGGCAGTTTTAATCCTATACATACACTCTTCCAATTACAAGAATATATTACGAATACTATGTAAAATAATGCCCATAATAGCACTATTATAAATAGCAAAACATTTGGTATATCTCGCTCTCCACAAAACGAGCATAGAATAATTTGTGGCATATTCTCgtaattaaatattataacaCAATAGGAAAGAACAGGCTATTTTTGTGGGCAAAAATATAGATGAATTTCACAAGCATAAAGTTGCACCAGACATAAATGAgtattttctgtaatatttcaCTCATGTACATTTCAGAACAAGCCAAACTTATCTTTGGTATGAGAAATCAGGATAGCAGTTACCCACGGTGGGTAGAGACAAGGAGGAAAGTGAAGGGAATTTTTGGTTTACTGGCCATGTTATCTTGCATGACCTGGATGCCTTTTTGCtcattaaatgaaaattcatCAAGGTATAAAAGTGTACTTTTAATATTGTTACATTTTTCTAATTGTATGGTATACTTCAATGAAAAGTTTAaacataataatttgaaataagttaaagaaaagaagagataaaagatgtggagaaataaaAAGCCAACAATAGATGGAGGATTTATCTAAGATGTAATGTATTCAATTCTCTaattaaaagccaaaaaattCAGAGTAGGTCAAGCCCAGTgcctcatgtctataatcctagcactttggaaggctaaggtgggaggattggctGAGGCcggcagtttgagaccagcctgagcaacataactcttaaaaaaataattgcacaggagtggaggcacatgcctgtagttccagctactccagaggctgaggtgggagaatcacttgagtccaagagttcgaggctgcagtgagctatgatgacaccactgcactgtagtctGGGAGTTAGAGCAAAATCCtgtatctttaaataaaataaataaattcagagtgGATAACCAACAACTCACACATATATACTGCTTCAAAGAGAAGCACAAAAATGGAACTgttaaagtaaaatagaaatttaaatgttaaaaaatagaaataaaatagaaagtttggttaaaaaaaagagaaaaaaggaagaaaagaaggaaggatatGGAAACATAAAACAGAACAGCCTATCCTATATTAGCTATGTGTAATACATTAATATACTAGTATAGCTATATAATGACATAGCTATATTAACTTAAGAAGaagatttgaaagtaaaaattaaatatctagtaattaaaaggatattttctaaGGTAAACATTTCAGCTTAATTAGGGAAAATATCAACTCCAAGATGTCATACTTAATACCATAGACTTAAAATATGGACAACTAGAATTGAAAGTGATCAAATGCAATATTATATGAATCTACAATTACCATTGGAAATATTTACTTACTTCTTCATAGTCTTGATTCAATAATGTGCTGTTTCTCTTTCTGGACCTTCACAGTAACTGTTAATTTGAAGAAGTAATTCAGCTGTTTAAACAttatctttctctctgtgtgtctaaTTGGTTGATCATTTTTAACATAAAGTGTGCCATGGTAAAAATTTTAGAAGCCTCCAAATTCTGTTTTGGATaattactttatttataatatcagTTTTCCTTTTAATCATCTAATCTTactgtttattacagcacaaatCTGTACTgctttttcatttacttcttaATCTCAAAACAACATACAAGGTTGTAAAAGTAAATGACTTTTGCATATGGGGTAAAATTCCCTAGAAACTTACTATAGAGGTTTAATGTAGAATCTAgggaaacagaaacaagaaactGATTCtaatgttaaaaggaaaatatgaagaatttattattcttaaaaatgcaCTATGAAAACTAATTAAGCAGAAGCCCAGGGCTGTGGCCTAAGTATATCAAACAACTGAATTTGGCATGAaaaacttatttgttttattattctggaCACTGAGCACGGCAAATGAAAGATGGCTAGTTGAATAATGGGTTTAGATAGGAGAAATCTCTGAATCACAGCTTGCAGgttacaaagtgctttcacttATCTACCTCTTCTGGTAGCATCTATTTGCACTGGTCAAGTGGTGGGTATTTGTGGAaagcaaacagaaaggaaaggtataatttctattttaagaaaagaaatgactcaGGGAAGTGAATTATCCAAATTCTGATAAGCAAATGATGATTTTATTCCAAGTCAGTCATTCTTGTGTGATGTGGAGAAAAATAGGGTCGAATTATGATGGTGGAGGGACATGATTATAGAAAATGTGTAAAAGGGAGGATAGGTTTTTCTTAAGAGAAGTTTATTGGAGCAAATTTTATTAAAGTGGTCTAATATGATTTAAATTTAGTAGTTTATTAGTCCCTGAAAATGCCTATAAACATTAACAAGAGCTAACGACACATCCTAGGGTGTACCAGTTTATATTAAtctgtcttatttaattttttaatttttcttcaggagaaattttggaaaaataagctATTGATAAATAAACAATTTTGTTTGGCCCCAGAATAattatctataatttaaaaatgtcaaaaatgatgGCATACTTGCTGTTTATTACTTCAAAATAGTCTATGAACTTTTAATAATTAAACAAGTAAAGCACAGTGACCAGAGcagtcagaaaataaaaacaagaataaacatACAAAGCTCTGGTAACACATTAAGTGATAAAACTAGcataacatggaaaaataatacattgtttaatatgttttatttagcAAAAAATAAGCTGCATAATTCACTTTTTgcacaaaaacaaaattgaatatgaattagaaataactcaaaataaaaccatgtgattttaaatgatgaaattattgactcataatttttaatttttccttttaaaatttgataatataACATGGAAAAACAGgtacttgaattttttttgtctatGGAAGTTTGAACTAGTGAAATTATCTTAGATGAAGTGACAATATCTACCAAAAATTAACAGGAACAACCCTTTTATACTACAATTTTATCTCTATTAATATAGCCAGCAAGAAATGCTCAGACAgctatgaatatatatgtgtgtgtgtttgtatatgtatgtgtgtatgtgtatatattcctTAATTTATTGATCAATCATGATGATACCCAAAAAGCATTCTGAATTTACAGATTACATAGGTCTGACAGATGAACCATTCCATTTATAGAAAGAACTATTTCAATCAAATGTCAAGCCTGGTGTTTGGAACAGAACATTTTTACTACCTTATCTTGAATGTGCTTGGTCTTTACGCCATAGACAAAGGGGTTGAGGAATGGTGGGACCAGTAGGTAAAGGTTGGACAAGATGATGTGAATATATGATGGGATATAAGATCCAGATCTGTgagtaaaaaatgagaaaaaagccaGGACATAGAATtggaagaagacacaaatatgGGGAATACATGTATTAAATGCCTTAAGTCGTGCCTCTTTCTGGGGCAGGTGGAAGACggtgataaatatttgtgtataggAGAGAGTGATGAAAATGAAGTCAAGTCCACCAACAATAAAAGCTCCAAGGAGACCATAGAACTTATTGATGTAAACATCTCCAGCCGCAAGCTTCACAAGGGCCATGTGTTCGCAGTAAGTGTGGGATATTAACTTGGTTCGGTAAAGTTTCAGGCGACACTTTATGAGCAATAGGCATGGAATTACCACAATAGCAGGCCGCAATGTCACTCCAACTCCAATGCGGGTGACTAGCTGTCGCGTGAATATGGTGGCATGCCTGAGAGGATAACAGATAGCTACGTAGCGGTCCAGAGCCATGGCCAGCAGGACTCCTGATTCAATACCCTGAAATGTGTGGATGAGCCACATCTGAAAGAGGCAAGCATCAAAATAGATCTCTGGCAAGTGGAACCAAAAAATTCCAAGCATCTTAGGCACAATGATGGTGCTAAGTGTAATGTCTGTGGCTCCCAACATGGCCAGGAAGATATACATGGGCTCATGGAGGCTGGGCTCATATTTGATAATGATCAAAAGTAGAGAATTTCCAATCAAAGCTATGATGTACATAACACAGAACGGAATCCCAATCCAACACTGTACAGGTTCCAGACCAGGGATCCCAGTAAGTGTCAGCACAGAGGGCATGAACACGGTGTCATTTGTAATAGGCATAGCAGTTCAGGGATCTTTTTGGAAAGGGACTAGAGCTTTCCCAACTGTGATTCTCTGTACTTTTATATATCCTATGCCTACCCAGCCACAAAGTTAACAGAACTAGGAGAATCAACTTTATCAGCTTATTTACCACagttttaaatgaaggaaaaatgccAATAGAGAGAGTCTTAGAAAGATTCACCAGTATGCACTTTAGCAAAATCATCCACCCACACACAGCGATATCCACGGTGTGAAAATTGAGTATTTGGACATCATTCCTGTGACGGGGCCAAGATGACCAGCCTGCTTAGTGctgttctccttcctccccaactCCATCTTCTCTTTCGTCTTCTAATCTGTTCatggaaagcagaaaataatacacacacacatttggagGGATAATTTAGACAGAAAAACAccaaaatttatctttattcCCAAGTTTTCAAACATGATATTGCTGCAAGACCCAGACTCCACCCAGTAGACAATGGCAGAAACATAATTTTGGTACATTATCATAGCAATTCTGACTCAGGAGACAAGtctttcacaaaaattattcAGTTAAGTACCCCAAGCCCCATGTACCATGCTCTTTTCCGCACATTGGAGGCTAAGgaccttaaaattattatttaataaaattaagggGATTTAAGAATCCCTGTATAGGAGAAGAGTTATATTGGGTGGTGGTATCACCAGGACATCCATGAAGATGATGTTGAAGTGGTTAGAGGTAAGAagtgaatgagcttggaagcctACCTTGGAAGCTAGGTTTCCATATGAATGCAATGTTGGTAGACATAACGCTTTTATAGAAATCAGGCTACTTACTGCTGAAGGGAAgtagaaaattctatttttttttattttctgagaaagttcaaacaagaaaaatatgagGGGGTAGGCATCTCTGAGGATTGTCAAAGACATTCCATAGAGAATAATTGACAAAGAGATAGGTACATTCAGGTGGAACTGCTTTGGGAGCAGCAGAGATAGAAAAGAAGCCTCCAAAACAAAATTCCCATTGCAGTGTAGAGGCTGTGGCTGGGGACAGGTCACACTTTCCATTAACTATATACCAGCAAAGAACTACAGTTCAATTGTAGAGCTGATAACAGAATgcattcatgattttttttaagtgagagcGAAGAGATTCCCGAATTGATTAGTTGTCTAAATCAAAGTGATCTATAAATGTTGTGTTATTGTCCTaagcatttctaaatatttctccataattCAAGTCATCACATCCAAATATTCTAGTTCTTCCTTGCCCCCTCCCATTATGACCATAATAATCACAGATGTTAAACCTGGAGTGTTTTGGAGATTATTctattgttggggctcagaaaaatGATGCCCCTAAATATCGTGCCTTGACTTGTTGAACTAAAGAAGCAGGCTCAAAGTCTCTCTGACGTCCCCTTACCCCTTCCT
Protein-coding regions in this window:
- the LOC123641589 gene encoding olfactory receptor 52A1-like, which produces MPITNDTVFMPSVLTLTGIPGLEPVQCWIGIPFCVMYIIALIGNSLLLIIIKYEPSLHEPMYIFLAMLGATDITLSTIIVPKMLGIFWFHLPEIYFDACLFQMWLIHTFQGIESGVLLAMALDRYVAICYPLRHATIFTRQLVTRIGVGVTLRPAIVVIPCLLLIKCRLKLYRTKLISHTYCEHMALVKLAAGDVYINKFYGLLGAFIVGGLDFIFITLSYTQIFITVFHLPQKEARLKAFNTCIPHICVFFQFYVLAFFSFFTHRSGSYIPSYIHIILSNLYLLVPPFLNPFVYGVKTKHIQDKVVKMFCSKHQA